Proteins from one Kazachstania africana CBS 2517 chromosome 1, complete genome genomic window:
- the ALE2 gene encoding Ale2p produces the protein MLEELISFIVQLPSHDGISKYVNTFLLKKNVIISESVLLNLHTVLYIILFYHAVFLLSIKMFFIPIIKTRNGKCDKRLLGQCGMRVASTLQTLIVLYLSFNSILNRKNDDSVTDPQSRVFYEDRNTQVICLYALGYFIWDTIASYRYSSALFVLHGFVSAWGYYIGLKPYIQYYAPIFLIFEISNPFLNIRWFGRFFFPEWKNLLLVNDLLFIATFFMGRILWGWYQVTLLCIDLWQVRHLDKFNVFDTWFMILIQLSIGTLNISWFCKMCLKAQQILTRSRTFHKSITSP, from the coding sequence ATGTTAGAAGAATTAATTTCGTTTATTGTACAATTGCCGAGCCATGATGGgatatcaaaatatgtgaatacttttcttttaaagaaaaatgtgATAATATCGGAATCAGTGTTACTGAACTTGCATACCGTACTCTATATCATTTTATTCTATCATGCAGTCTTCCTTTTAAGTATCAAAATGTTCTTCATACCTATTATCAAAACCAGAAACGGAAAATGTGACAAGAGGCTACTAGGCCAATGCGGTATGCGCGTAGCATCTACTCTACAAACGTTAATAGTGTTATATCTATCATTTAACTCCATTttaaatagaaaaaatgacGACAGTGTAACGGATCCTCAATCCCGTGTATTTTATGAGGATAGGAATACGCAAGTAATTTGCTTGTATGCATTAGGGTATTTTATTTGGGACACAATTGCATCTTACCGTTATTCAAGTGCCCTCTTTGTACTACACGGATTTGTCTCTGCATGGGGTTATTATATCGGATTGAAACCATATATTCAATACTATGCCCCTATATTCctcatctttgaaatatccaACCCTTTTCTGAATATTAGGTGGTTTGgcagattttttttccctgaatggaaaaatttgcTGCTAGTAAACGATTTGCTGTTCATTGCTACCTTTTTTATGGGAAGGATATTATGGGGCTGGTACCAAGTGACATTACTATGCATTGATCTGTGGCAAGTACGCCATCTAGATAAGTTCAACGTATTTGATACATGGTTTATGATATTGATCCAATTATCAATCGGAACGCTCAATATATCTTGGTTCTGCAAGATGTGTTTGAAAGCGCAACAGATCCTCACAAGATCTAGAACCTTCCATAAAAGCATCACTTCTCCATAA
- the KAFR0A05480 gene encoding TLC domain-containing protein (similar to Saccharomyces cerevisiae YPR114W; ancestral locus Anc_3.437), translated as MQSLIDFLLNLPQPVFFKTTLIPLLETNGFVESRSILNNLHSILYIALFYQTAFLFSIWFLFPPHVNRKFKDEKDDEKKRHNLVIQSGIHFISFLQTVVVLYLSIGILKQREMLSIRYPSSEERIFGENRDTQTVCLFALGYFIWDICISAVYSTLPFVLHGVVSTIVYFIGLKPYLQYYAPVFLIFEISNPFLNFRWFGLKYVPNWDKTLLFNNLILMITFFLGRIAWGWYQIAVLCIDFYNVRNMPQYRPLDTWIIVIGNLILDVLNVVWFSSMVSVAIKVIKGKNDQAKNST; from the coding sequence ATGCAAAGTTTGATAGACTTTTTATTGAACCTACCCCAACCAGTGTTTTTTAAAACCACATTAATTCCACTTTTAGAAACTAATGGTTTTGTCGAATCAAGGTcgattttgaataatcttcATTCTATCCTGTACATAGCCTTATTTTATCAAACAGCCTTCTTATTTAGTATTTGGTTTTTGTTTCCTCCTCATGTAAATAGGAAATTCAAGGATGAGAAGGATGATGAGAAGAAGCGTCACAATCTAGTCATTCAATCAGGAATTCACTTTATTTCTTTCCTACAAACAGTCGTCGTCTTATACTTATCTATCGGAATTTTAAAACAACGTGAAATGTTAAGTATTAGGTATCCAAGTTCAGAGGAGAGAATTTTTGGTGAAAATCGTGACACTCAAACTGTTTGTCTCTTTGCTCTAGGTTATTTCATATGGGATATATGTATTTCTGCAGTCTACTCCACATTACCCTTTGTACTACACGGTGTTGTCTCGACGATTGTTTACTTTATCGGGCTAAAGCCATATCTACAATACTATGCCCCagtatttttgatttttgaaatatctaacccatttttgaattttagATGGTTTGGCCTAAAATATGTGCCAAATTGGGACAAGACTCTACTCTTCAATAAtctaattttgatgatCACTTTCTTTTTAGGTAGAATTGCTTGGGGATGGTATCAAATAGCTGTTCTATGCATAGATTTCTACAATGTCAGAAATATGCCTCAGTACCGTCCATTAGACACATGGATAATTGTAATAGGTAACTTAATCCTGGATGTCTTGAACGTCGTATGGTTCTCATCCATGGTTTCTGTTGCTATTAAAGTGATTAAGGGCAAAAATGACCAGGCAAAGAACAGCAcataa
- the PIS1 gene encoding CDP-diacylglycerol--inositol 3-phosphatidyltransferase (similar to Saccharomyces cerevisiae PIS1 (YPR113W); ancestral locus Anc_3.436): MAKEEIKSKVVTSTDVLRYIPNLIGYARVITAIISFLTMPRYPTMTGLVYAVSCLLDAADGTAARRYNQVSRLGAVLDMVTDRATTAGLICFLTLAFPNLAFFLQVLLALDISSHYMHMYASLSSGSGSHKTVSKESSKLLNLYYSRRDVLFTVCFFNECFYGGLYWCAFDNYHTIGKWVVIISTPLFLFKQFANVIQLQRAALILANADAKDATEKSKK, from the coding sequence ATGGCCAAAGAAGAGATTAAAAGCAAAGTAGTTACTTCTACTGATGTTTTAAGGTACAttccaaatttgattgGATATGCCCGTGTTATTACTGCCATCATTTCCTTTTTGACTATGCCAAGGTATCCTACCATGACAGGTTTGGTGTATGCAGTTTCCTGCTTATTGGATGCTGCCGATGGTACAGCTGCTAGAAGATACAACCAAGTAAGTCGCTTAGGGGCTGTTTTAGACATGGTTACAGATAGAGCCACGACTGCCGGGTTGATCTGCTTCTTAACCCTCGCTTTCCCAAATCTAGCATTTTTCTTACAAGTTTTGTTAGCTTTAGATATTTCTAGTCATTATATGCACATGTATGCTAGTTTAAGCAGTGGTTCCGGTTCCCATAAGACCGTCTCAAAAGAGTCAtccaaattattaaatttgtaCTACAGCAGAAGGGATGTTCTATTCACTGTctgctttttcaatgaatgtTTCTATGGTGGTCTATACTGGTGTGCCTTTGACAACTATCACACCATTGGTAAATGGGTTGTGATCATCAGTACACCATTATTCCTCTTCAAACAATTTGCCAATGTCATTCAATTGCAAAGAGCAGCTCTAATTTTGGCTAATGCTGATGCTAAGGATGCCACTGAAAAAAGTAAGAAGTAA
- the KAFR0A05500 gene encoding uncharacterized protein (similar to Saccharomyces cerevisiae VAS1 (YGR094W); ancestral locus Anc_3.433): MSDLDNLPPVDPKTGEIIINPLKEDGTEKTPKEIEKEKKKAEKLLKFAAKQAKKAATTTNAAKKVKKPKKEVEPIPEFVDKTVPGEKKILVSLEDPSLKSYNPKNVESSWYDWWVKSGVFEPEFTEDGKVKPQGLFCIPAPPPNVTGALHIGHALTISIQDSLIRYNRMKGKTVLFLPGFDHAGIATQSVVEKQLWAKEKKTRHDFGRETFVNKVWEWKEEYHQRIKNQIQNLGASYDWTREAFTLDPKLSNSVVEAFVRLHDDGTIYRASRLVNWSVKLNTAISNLEVENKDVKGRTLLSVPNYDEKVEFGVLTSFAYPVVDSDEKLIIATTRPETLFGDTAVAVHPDDERYKHLHGKFIQHPFLPRKIPIITDSEAVDIEFGTGAVKITPAHDQNDYNTGKRHNLEFINILTDDGLLNENCGEEWQGMKRFDARKKVIEKLKEMGLFVGQEDNEMTIPTCSRSGDIIEPLLKPQWWVAQGDMAKDAIKAVRNGDITITPKSSEAEYFHWLENIQDWCISRQLWWGHRCPVYFINIAGQDNDRNDGTYWVAGRNVEEAQKKADAKFPNIEFTLEQDEDVLDTWFSSGLWPFSTLGWPEKTKDLEDFYPFSMLETGWDILFFWVSRMILLGLKLTGSIPFKEVFCHSLVRDAQGRKMSKSLGNVVDPLDVISGIKLEDLHAKLLLGNLDPREVEKAKIGQKESYPNGIPQCGTDAMRFALCAYTTGGRDINLDILRVEGYRKFCNKIYQATKFALMRLGDDYQPPAVEKLSGKESLVEKWILHKLTETAKSVNDALDKRDFLTSTSDIYEFWYLVCDVFIENSKYLIQEGTESEQKSAKDTLYILLDNALKLIHPFMPFISEEMWQRLPKRSTEKSNTIVKASYPVFKEEFSNAAAANAYELVLNITKEARSLLAEYSILKNGKVFVESNHDEFFTTASEQKDSIVSLIKAIDEVTVGRSTSDIPEGCVLKAVNPDVNVHLLVKGHVDIEAEIAKVEKKLEKASKAKQGLEKTINSKDYETKANAQAKEANQTKLDNTTAEIEGLEATIENLKRLKL, encoded by the coding sequence ATGAGTGACCTAGATAACTTACCACCAGTCGATCCAAAGACTGGTgaaatcattatcaatCCATTAAAAGAAGATGGTACAGAAAAGACTCctaaagaaattgaaaaggaaaagaagaaggctgaaaaattgttgaaatttgCAGCTAAACAGGCCAAGAAGGCTGCTACAACTACTAACGCTGCCAAGAAAGTCAAGAAACCTAAGAAGGAAGTCGAACCAATCCCAGAATTTGTCGATAAGACCGTCCCAGGTGAAAAGAAGATCTTAGTTTCTTTAGAAGATCCATCGTTAAAATCTTACAATCCAAAAAATGTCGAAAGTTCATGGTACGATTGGTGGGTCAAGAGTGGTGTTTTCGAGCCAGAATTCACTGAAGATGGAAAAGTCAAGCCACAAGGTTTATTCTGTATTCCTGCTCCACCACCAAATGTTACTGGTGCTTTACATATTGGACATGCTTTAACTATCTCTATCCAAGATTCTTTGATTAGATACAACAGAATGAAGGGTAAAACTGTCCTTTTCTTGCCTGGTTTTGATCATGCTGGTATTGCTACCCAATCTGTTGTCGAAAAGCAACTTTGGgctaaagaaaaaaaaaccaGACACGATTTTGGCAGAGAAACTTTTGTTAACAAAGTTTGGGAAtggaaagaagaatatcatcaaagaatcaagaatcaaattcaaaatcttggTGCTTCCTATGACTGGACTAGAGAAGCATTCACGCTAGATCCAAAATTGTCTAATTCTGTTGTAGAAGCTTTTGTCAGATTACACGATGATGGTACCATCTACCGTGCTTCAAGATTAGTTAACTGGTCCGTCAAGTTAAACACTGCTATTTCCAACTTGGAAGTTGAAAACAAGGATGTTAAGGGAAGAACCTTATTAAGCGTTCCAAACTATGACGAAAAGGTTGAATTTGGTGTTTTAACTTCATTTGCTTATCCAGTTGTTGATTCTGATGAAAAACTAATTATTGCTACTACCAGACCTGAAACTTTATTCGGTGATACCGCCGTTGCTGTTCATCCAGATGACGAGCGTTATAAACACTTACATGGTAAGTTTATTCAACATCCTTTCTtaccaagaaaaattccaatTATTACTGATTCTGAAGCTgttgatattgaatttggtaCAGGTGCTGTCAAGATCACTCCTGCTCATGACCAAAATGATTACAACACTGGTAAACGTCATAATCtagaatttatcaatatcttgaCAGACGACGGTTTGTTGAATGAAAACTGTGGTGAAGAATGGCAAGGAATGAAGAGATTTGACGCAAGAAAGAAggttattgaaaaattgaaggaaatgGGCCTTTTTGTCGGTCAAGAAGACAATGAAATGACTATTCCAACTTGTTCCAGATCTGGTGATATTATTGAACCATTACTGAAACCACAATGGTGGGTTGCACAAGGTGATATGGCTAAGGACGCTATTAAAGCTGTCAGAAATGGGGACATTACCATTACTCCAAAATCTTCTGAAGCTGAATATTTCCATTGGTTAGAAAATATCCAAGATTGGTGTATTTCTAGACAGTTATGGTGGGGTCATCGTTGTCCAGTTTACTTCATCAACATTGCTGGCCAAGACAATGATAGAAATGATGGTACCTACTGGGTTGCCGGAAGAAATGTCGAAGAAGCCCAAAAGAAAGCAGACGCAAAATTCCCAAACATCGAATTTACTTTGGaacaagatgaagatgtcTTAGATACTTGGTTTTCATCTGGTTTGTGGCCTTTCTCTACTTTAGGGTGGCCTGAAAAGACTAAAGATCTTGAAGACTTTTACCCTTTCTCTATGCTAGAAACTGGTTGggatattttatttttctggGTCAGTagaatgattttattaGGTTTGAAATTGACAGGGTCTATTCCATTCAAAGAAGTTTTCTGTCATTCCTTAGTGCGTGATGCTCAAGGTAGAAAAATGTCAAAATCTCTGGGTAACGTCGTTGACCCATTGGATGTTATTAGTGGTATCAAACTAGAAGATCTGCATGCTAAGTTACTATTAGGTAACTTAGATCCAAGAGAAGTTGAAAAAGCTAAAATTGGTCAAAAGGAATCTTATCCAAATGGTATTCCACAGTGTGGTACCGATGCTATGAGATTTGCTTTATGTGCGTACACTACCGGTGGTCGTGATATTAATTTAGATATTTTACGTGTCGAAGGTTATAGAAAGTTCTGtaacaaaatatatcaagCTACTAAGTTCGCCTTGATGAGATTAGGTGATGACTACCAACCTCCAGCTGTCGAAAAGTTATCTGGTAAGGAATCATTGGTCGAAAAATGGATTTTACATAAATTAACTGAAACCGCGAAAAGTGTGAATGATGCTCTTGATAAACGTGATTTCTTGACATCTACAAGTGATATCTATGAATTCTGGTATCTGGTTTGTGACgttttcattgaaaactCTAAATACTTAATTCAAGAAGGTACTGAAAGCGAACAGAAATCTGCTAAGGATACCTTATACATCCTTCTAGACAATGCTTTGAAGTTAATTCATCCATTCATGCCATTCATTTCCGAAGAAATGTGGCAACGTCTACCAAAACGTTCAACTGAAAAGAGTAATACCATTGTCAAGGCATCTTACCCTGTTTTCAAGGAAGAATTCAGCAATGCTGCCGCCGCTAATGCATACGAACTTGTATTAAATATTACCAAGGAGGCTCGTTCATTATTAGCTGAATATAGCATCTTGAAGAATGGTAAGGTTTTCGTTGAATCTAACCATGACGAATTTTTCACAACTGCTAGTGAACaaaaagattcaattgTTTCTTTGATCAAGGCTATTGACGAAGTTACTGTTGGGCGCTCCACTTCTGACATTCCAGAAGGTTGTGTCTTAAAGGCTGTCAACCCAGACGTCAATGTTCATTTATTAGTCAAGGGTCACGTTGACATTGAAGCAGAAATCGCTAAGgttgaaaagaaattagagaaaGCTTCTAAGGCTAAACAAGGCCTTGAAAAGACTATCAACAGTAAAGATTACGAAACTAAGGCCAATGCACAAGCTAAGGAAGCTAACCAAACTAAACTCGATAACACTACTGCTGAAATTGAGGGTTTGGAGGCTACCATTGAaaacttgaaaagattaaagtTATAG
- the MRD1 gene encoding RNA-binding ribosome biosynthesis protein MRD1 (similar to Saccharomyces cerevisiae MRD1 (YPR112C); ancestral locus Anc_3.432), which translates to MSRIIVKNVPTFIDDKKLKEHFNKRLIEKYENSQNIDNLITDVKILRDKDGNSRKFAFIGYRNESDALDAIRYYDGSFIYTAKISVSEAKSFADPNVPRSMKEKKREALKRLREREEKLLTEKNAKKQKKQERRNSIDNEIEKNKQLQEFIETMKPSAKVASWEATSTNAVTEQEGEEVNPLLAHALAMKSDDENENDIASGDNSDDEYVDLNRNQNNEDNVQENGEQMMSLSDLNDGESNALAKDDAVSDLDWLKQRRVRIRDGEDKAVKKNKTETNEEKSIVEEGSQEIEETRSQEELNLEKIQETGRLFLRNILYTSTEDDFKALFGKFGELEEIHVALDTRTGQSKGFAYVLFKNPQDAVQAYIELDKQIFQGRLLHILPAESKKDHRLDDFDLKNMPLKKQRELKRKANASKSTFSWNALYMNQDAVLSSVAAKLGMEKSDLIDAESSGAAVKQALAEAHVINDVRKFFEEKGVNLLKFQDLKRPDQRDDRVILVKNFPYGTTTEEIGELFLPFGKIERLVMPPAGTIAIVQYRDITSARAAFTKLAFKRFKDGIIYLEKGPKDCFNKDAEVDASINKADAEAKEAKVAKPSSHDVMEGTTNEVSNESQDDVINGPTVSVFIKNLNFSTTSAQLNDKFSQFSGFVIAQVKTKPDSKHPGKTVSMGFGFVEFRTKEQANAVIAALDGTVIDGHKIQLKLSHRTTASNTTTTKKKGVKSGKIIVKNLPFEATRKDVFELFNSFGQLKSVRVPKKFDKSARGFAFVEFLLPKEAEAAMDQLQGVHLLGRRLVMQYAQQDAENAEEEIARMTKKVKRQAAANELSAIRQASGRKKLELEDENTDGLNGF; encoded by the coding sequence ATGTCTCGTATCATTGTTAAAAACGTCCCAACGTTTATTGATGAtaagaaattgaaggaGCACttcaataaaagattaattgAAAAGTACGAAAATTCACAAAATATAGATAATTTGATTACAGatgtcaaaattttaagaGATAAAGATGGTAATAGTAGGAAATTCGCCTTTATTGGTTACAGGAATGAAAGTGACGCATTAGATGCAATTCGTTACTATGATGGATCTTTTATTTATACCGCAAAAATCAGTGTTTCTGAAGCGAAAAGTTTTGCTGATCCAAATGTACCAAGATCaatgaaagagaagaaaagagaagcATTAAAGAGATtaagagaaagagaagaaaaattgttaaCAGAGAAGAATGCCAAGAAGCagaaaaaacaagaaagaCGAAATTCTATAGACAatgaaatagaaaaaaataaacagtTACAAGAGTTCATTGAAACTATGAAGCCAAGTGCGAAAGTGGCTTCTTGGGAAGCTACCTCCACAAATGCGGTAACTGAGCAGGAAGGTGAAGAAGTAAATCCATTATTAGCGCATGCTTTAGCCATGAAAAGTGATGACGAAAACGAGAATGATATTGCTTCTGGCGACAACAGTGACGATGAATATGTGGATCTTAATAGAAATCagaataatgaagataatgtACAAGAAAATGGAGAGCAAATGATGAGTTTAAGTGATTTAAATGACGGAGAGAGCAATGCTCTAGCCAAAGACGATGCCGTCTCTGATTTAGATTGGTTAAAACAGCGTCGTGTTAGAATTAGAGATGGTGAAGATAAAGcagtaaaaaaaaataaaaccgaaactaatgaagaaaaatcaattgtAGAAGAGGGTTCTCAAGAAATAGAGGAAACAAGATCacaagaagaattaaatttggaaaaaatcCAAGAGACAGGCAGACTATTTCTTCGTAATATTCTTTACACATCTACAGAGGACGATTTCAAGGCGCTCTTCGGTAAATTTGGTGAACTTGAAGAGATCCATGTCGCTTTAGATACAAGAACTGGTCAATCAAAAGGATTTGCATATGttctattcaaaaatcCTCAAGATGCAGTCCAAGCTTATATCGAATTAGATAAACAAATTTTCCAAGGACGGTTATTGCATATATTGCCTGCTGAGTCAAAGAAAGACCATCGTTTAGATGATTTCgacttgaaaaatatgccattgaagaagcagagagaattaaaaagaaaagccAATGCCTCAAAAAGTACTTTCTCATGGAACGCATTGTACATGAATCAGGATGCAGTGTTAAGCAGTGTTGCTGCAAAGTTGGGTATGGAAAAATCAGACCTGATTGATGCTGAAAGTTCAGGTGCTGCCGTAAAGCAAGCTTTGGCTGAAGCACATGTTATTAATGATGTTAGAAAGTTTTTCGAAGAAAAAGGTGTTAAcctattgaaatttcaagatttaaAGAGACCAGACCAGAGAGATGACAGAGTTATTCttgtaaaaaattttccatatGGTACAACAACAGAAGAAATTGGTGAACTATTTTTACCTTTTGGTAAGATTGAAAGGCTAGTAATGCCACCAGCAGGTACTATTGCTATAGTACAATACAGAGATATTACATCTGCTAGGGCAGCATTTACTAAACTGGcattcaaaagattcaaagaTGGTATTATCTATCTAGAAAAGGGCCCCAAAGATTGTTTCAACAAAGATGCTGAAGTCGATGCTAGTATAAACAAAGCTGATGCGGAAGCTAAGGAAGCAAAAGTGGCTAAACCTTCGTCGCACGATGTCATGGAAGGAACAACAAACGAGGTATCTAATGAATCACAAGACGACGTTATCAATGGTCCAACTGTTTCAGTATTCatcaagaatttgaatttctctACAACAAGCGCACAATTAAATGACAAATTCAGCCAATTCAGTGGTTTTGTTATTGCACAGGTCAAGACTAAGCCAGACTCAAAACATCCCGGAAAGACAGTTTCCATGGGTTTTGGATTTGTCGAATTCAGAACGAAGGAACAAGCTAATGCAGTTATTGCAGCTTTGGATGGCACTGTAATTGATGGCcataaaattcaattgaaattatctCATAGAACTACTGCATCCAACACTACaacaacaaagaaaaaaggtGTCAAATCTGgtaaaattattgttaaGAACTTGCCATTTGAAGCTACAAGAAAGGatgtttttgaattattcaacTCATTCGGTCAATTAAAATCTGTGAGAGTTCCCAAGAAATTCGATAAATCAGCTAGAGGTTTTGCATTTGTTGAATTCTTGCTTCCAAAAGAAGCAGAAGCAGCAATGGACCAATTACAGGGTGTTCATTTGCTAGGTCGTAGATTAGTTATGCAGTATGCTCAGCAAGATGCTGAGAATGcagaggaagaaattgcTAGGATGACCAAAAAGGTAAAGAGACAAGCGGCCGCAAACGAACTCTCTGCTATTAGACAAGCAAGTGGTAGAAAGAAGTTAGAATTGGAGGATGAGAACACTGATGGATTGAATGGATTCTAG
- the RPC40 gene encoding DNA-directed RNA polymerase core subunit RPC40 (similar to Saccharomyces cerevisiae RPC40 (YPR110C); ancestral locus Anc_3.428), giving the protein MSNIVGIEYNRVTNTTSNDFPGFSSSGDNAWDVEKFRESFDVKISSMNEREANFDLVHIDTSVANAFRRIMISEVPAVAVEYVYFLNNTSVIQDEVLAHRIGLVPLKVDPDMLTWIDSSLPDDEKFTDENTIVLTLNVKCTRNPDAPRDCTDPNILYRNSNVYASDLKFEPQGKQVETFANNAVVPCDPKILLAKLRPGQEISLRAHCILGIGSDHAKFSPVATASYRLLPHIEITEPITGESAKRFQKCFPAGVIGIKENGDAYVQDSRKDTVSREVYRHEEFNGKVKLGRIRDHFVFNVESTGAMTPEEIFFKSVRILKNKAEYLKNCPIGQ; this is encoded by the coding sequence ATGTCTAACATTGTCGGTATTGAATATAACCGTGTGACTAATACAACTTCGAATGATTTCCCTGGGTTTTCATCCTCCGGTGATAATGCATGGGACGTCGAAAAGTTTAGAGAATCTTTTGATGTGAAAATTAGCTCAATGAATGAAAGAGAAGCTAACTTTGACTTGGTTCACATTGACACTTCCGTTGCTAATGCCTTCCGTCGTATAATGATATCTGAAGTTCCAGCTGTTGCAGTTGAATACGTTTACTTCTTGAATAACACATCGGTTATCCAAGATGAAGTATTGGCTCATAGAATTGGTTTGGTTCCATTAAAAGTCGATCCAGATATGTTGACGTGGATTGACAGCTCTTTACCAGacgatgaaaaattcactGATGAAAATACTATCGTCTTAACATTAAATGTCAAATGTACCAGAAATCCAGATGCCCCAAGAGATTGTACCGATCCAAATATTCTTTATAGAAACTCCAACGTTTATGCAAGCgatttaaaatttgaaccaCAGGGTAAGCAAGTAGAAACTTTTGCTAACAATGCTGTTGTCCCATGTGATCCAAAAATCTTACTAGCTAAGCTAAGGCCAGgtcaagaaatttctttgagAGCACATTGTATTTTGGGTATTGGTAGTGATCATGCTAAATTCTCCCCAGTTGCAACAGCTTCTTATAGATTACTACCTCATATCGAAATCACTGAACCTATAACAGGTGAGTCTGCCAAGAGGTTCCAAAAATGTTTCCCAGCCGGCGTTATTGGcataaaagaaaatggtgaTGCATATGTACaagattcaagaaaagatacTGTTTCTAGAGAAGTATACAGACATGAGGAATTCAATGGTAAAGTTAAACTGGGAAGAATAAGAGAtcattttgttttcaatgTTGAAAGTACCGGCGCTATGACaccagaagaaatttttttcaaatctgtcagaatattgaaaaacaaggctgaatatttgaaaaattgtccTATTGGCCAATAA
- the GLD1 gene encoding Gld1p (similar to Saccharomyces cerevisiae YPR109W; ancestral locus Anc_3.427), which yields MEQDNGTFLESRGKVYKLRKRNFQRNLITNLSLLGYLLIVLQYIKYGTTAWTLLIRCIFQSLLATPFPPEEQIRRIAASRNRADASNPERAPNNEQVTNISMPGGFSSLLEDNGTTNDDITQASRYKDLVDIKLKIRTLLFHGSLSFNVFLLLIAILSPVDFVAKFEDPRSDANGINNTPSPFANSNGLINGERRGGIFFQLIGESLPESNFWGNFGLFIYDFAILITQFTLFVLTCVNYAELGFVEPVDVQMSKSDGYDGNVFVAEINYNEAFRAVLQDDVDVVVERMESI from the coding sequence ATGGAGCAGGATAATGGCACTTTTTTAGAGTCCAGAGgaaaagtatataaacTGCGGAAGAGGAATTTCCAGAGGAACTTGATTACCAATCTGAGTCTACTTGGATATCTTTTGATTGTTCTGCAATACATCAAATATGGAACAACTGCGTGGACATTACTAATAAGATGCATATTTCAATCATTATTGGCTACCCCATTTCCGCCAGAGGAGCAAATACGAAGAATTGCCGCCAGTCGAAATCGAGCCGATGCCTCTAATCCTGAGAGAGCCCCCAATAATGAGCAGGTTACCAATATTTCCATGCCTGGCGGCTTTAGTTCCCTGTTAGAAGACAACGGTACTACGAATGATGATATCACTCAAGCAAGCAGATACAAAGACCTAGTagatatcaaattgaagataCGAACTTTGCTCTTTCACGGCTCATTGAGCTTTAACGTATTTTTATTACTTATTGCTATTTTGAGCCCTGTAGATTTTGTTGCCAAATTTGAGGATCCTCGTTCCGATGCTAATGGTATCAACAACACCCCATCCCCGTTTGCAAATTCCAATGGTCTAATTAATGGAGAAAGAAGAGGtggtatattttttcagttaATTGGAGAATCTCTCCCAGAGAGTAACTTTTGGGGAAATTTCGGCCTCTTTATTTACGATTTTGCAATATTAATCACACAATTTACTCTATTTGTACTGACATGCGTTAACTACGCAGAACTCGGTTTTGTTGAACCGGTCGATGTTCAGATGAGCAAGAGTGACGGTTACGATGGTAATGTATTTGTAGCTGAAATTAATTATAATGAAGCTTTCAGAGCTGTTCTTCAAGATGATGTAGATGTGGTTGTCGAGCGTATGGAATCTATCTAA